Proteins from one Bartonella sp. HY328 genomic window:
- a CDS encoding fimbria/pilus outer membrane usher protein, which translates to MANRPSQNGKFCFSIRLFALIPLAVGVVISSLSNIKAQNASDDTQWVLVDDIAELNNSASTETVADPTPEEEPNYQATTPQETIFRNSDIYVYISLNGENRPGMFAVRQGDGGVLMMRDRVLRKIGLLPQRLATNKEGWVTLDKLKAVTYDYNTISETLEFVTTDKNTLAPFVVSLDPEASAARENDENGIKPQSDLAALFNYSIYADSGNNKFDNLWNFQGISATVDSRITGKFGTFYTSELIRYSSQGFDGDKTEFIHLDSYWTFSDEKRMLTYQIGDVITRSLTWSRSTRLGGIQLRRNFSLRDNLVTMALPELSGSAAVPSSVDLYLNTAQRSIENVPSGPFSLTDMPVLSGPNNARLVLRDALGRETVQNFSFYASADLLARGLWDFSLEAGTPRRNYGSQSADYTKDFFVSGTFRYGLTNRITLEGHGEIGSSFFNGGIGAIFTIADFAQLSLAGSASNYQKEIGQQLNASVQFQRWGVVITGLIQRNFGDFNDMALIVDRKANERLSGNSFNLDNLNAVYSSQRFGQLPKAINQLSLGTSLRFDPTNITVNFTETIYHDQNSNRFISLSANRSFGNKLNGYAAGFKNLNDDKKYSFFAGLSYRFDNGIGVSTGVNNDYNSTRIDTRIYKNLGSNVGDVGWSIKDSEGKGGNRRAEGQYRTSIALLSASVDQYDDKWRATLSADGGLVFADGALIPAQRVNDAFAVINAGIGGVGVKVDNQNSGKTWGNGRYVAHNLSSFNTTSIALDMETMPEDAIVEATEIMVRPAQMTGVIVNFGGSGSNKYLYVSFKETNGSFVEVGSLAQVVGSDIAFDIGYDGSVIIPLSKVKLPATLHIMKIDGSICEAVLLNNIATGINAGLQTISCKTIRAAQTNQ; encoded by the coding sequence ATGGCAAACCGACCAAGTCAAAATGGGAAATTTTGTTTTAGTATCCGTCTCTTCGCGCTCATACCACTCGCAGTAGGAGTTGTCATTTCTTCGCTATCAAATATTAAAGCTCAAAATGCTTCCGATGATACACAATGGGTTTTGGTTGACGATATTGCGGAATTAAATAATTCTGCATCAACTGAGACTGTGGCTGATCCTACGCCAGAAGAAGAACCGAACTATCAGGCTACTACTCCCCAAGAAACGATATTTCGCAATTCAGATATTTATGTATATATTTCACTTAATGGCGAAAATCGGCCAGGAATGTTTGCAGTAAGGCAAGGCGATGGTGGCGTATTAATGATGCGCGATAGAGTTTTGCGTAAAATAGGACTTTTACCGCAACGATTAGCCACCAATAAAGAGGGCTGGGTGACGCTTGATAAGCTTAAAGCGGTTACATATGATTATAATACTATAAGCGAAACCCTTGAATTTGTTACCACTGATAAAAATACACTCGCTCCCTTTGTCGTTAGCCTTGATCCAGAAGCAAGCGCGGCAAGAGAGAATGATGAAAATGGAATCAAGCCCCAGTCGGATTTAGCTGCTTTATTTAATTATAGTATCTATGCTGATTCAGGTAATAACAAATTTGACAATCTTTGGAATTTTCAAGGCATTTCAGCAACGGTCGATAGCCGCATTACCGGGAAATTTGGTACATTTTATACATCAGAACTTATTCGTTATTCTTCACAGGGGTTTGACGGCGATAAAACTGAATTTATTCACTTAGATAGTTATTGGACTTTTTCCGATGAAAAACGTATGCTCACTTATCAAATCGGCGATGTGATCACCCGCAGCCTCACTTGGTCTCGCTCCACCCGTCTAGGTGGCATACAATTAAGGCGAAACTTTTCACTTAGAGATAATCTTGTTACCATGGCGCTGCCAGAACTCTCTGGTTCCGCGGCTGTGCCATCTTCAGTCGACCTTTATTTAAATACTGCACAGCGTTCTATTGAAAACGTGCCATCAGGTCCCTTTTCTCTAACTGATATGCCTGTTTTAAGTGGCCCTAATAACGCTCGCCTTGTATTGCGAGATGCATTAGGACGTGAAACCGTCCAAAATTTTTCTTTTTATGCGTCTGCCGATTTACTAGCACGTGGTTTATGGGATTTTTCACTGGAAGCTGGAACACCACGACGTAATTATGGCAGTCAGTCAGCAGACTACACAAAAGATTTCTTTGTATCGGGCACTTTCCGTTATGGTTTAACCAATCGTATAACTCTTGAAGGCCACGGTGAAATAGGATCCAGTTTTTTTAATGGCGGCATAGGCGCTATCTTTACCATAGCCGATTTTGCACAACTATCTCTTGCTGGCTCGGCAAGTAACTATCAGAAGGAAATAGGGCAACAATTAAATGCTAGTGTCCAATTTCAGCGGTGGGGCGTTGTGATAACTGGCTTAATCCAGCGCAACTTTGGCGATTTTAATGACATGGCATTGATTGTTGATAGAAAAGCAAATGAACGTTTATCAGGCAATAGCTTTAATTTGGATAATTTAAACGCTGTCTATAGTTCACAACGCTTTGGGCAATTGCCAAAGGCAATTAATCAGCTGTCTTTGGGTACTAGTTTGCGTTTTGACCCAACAAACATAACCGTCAACTTTACCGAAACCATTTATCATGATCAAAATAGCAACCGGTTCATTAGCCTTTCCGCCAATAGGTCCTTTGGCAACAAATTAAACGGCTATGCAGCTGGTTTTAAAAACCTTAATGACGATAAAAAATATAGCTTTTTTGCAGGCCTTTCTTATCGATTTGATAATGGTATTGGCGTTTCAACCGGTGTCAATAATGATTATAATAGTACAAGAATTGATACGCGTATTTATAAAAATCTTGGTAGTAATGTTGGCGACGTCGGTTGGTCGATTAAGGATTCAGAAGGTAAAGGGGGCAACCGAAGGGCGGAAGGACAATATCGCACTAGCATCGCCTTACTTTCTGCATCAGTTGACCAATATGATGATAAATGGCGCGCAACACTTTCAGCTGATGGCGGCCTCGTATTTGCCGACGGCGCACTCATTCCAGCGCAGCGCGTTAATGATGCATTTGCGGTTATCAATGCAGGCATTGGCGGCGTTGGTGTTAAGGTAGACAATCAAAACTCCGGTAAGACTTGGGGCAATGGTCGCTATGTAGCCCATAATCTTAGCTCCTTTAATACGACGAGTATCGCCCTTGATATGGAAACCATGCCAGAAGACGCCATTGTTGAGGCAACCGAAATTATGGTGCGGCCTGCGCAAATGACCGGCGTTATTGTCAATTTTGGCGGTAGCGGCAGCAATAAGTATCTTTACGTCTCCTTTAAAGAGACCAATGGAAGTTTTGTCGAGGTAGGATCGCTTGCGCAAGTCGTTGGAAGCGATATTGCATTTGACATTGGCTATGATGGCTCTGTCATTATTCCACTTTCCAAAGTGAAGCTTCCCGCAACTCTTCATATTATGAAAATTGATGGCAGTATCTGCGAAGCAGTATTGTTGAATAATATTGCAACCGGCATCAATGCTGGTTTGCAAACTATTTCATGCAAGACGATAAGGGCTGCGCAAACCAACCAATAA
- a CDS encoding spore coat U domain-containing protein: MGVINLGTINPLSSSQPMINSQNMSIRCQTLAFWGPILFGPYTYYADMCVGLKSASISQTSRKLYLQRANGTLDPTQSIDLLVYDRSTPTSPTILGTGLLGGGDPYRTRLKKSGVTSNSLLNPIDLEENFNIGMQLSTSQQAQLPVGTYSNTFVFVSWSGPASSLISAIEPIIPSIINSCTDFLGNNFTEQSFTVTAKVLAGCSVSVTNINFGDYVGIVSDLDKDGAVNLKCNVNAPYEIQINGGKSGNINARKMYFVSKDGIEDRNKAIPYHIYLPNTQTEWGTTKGSNSHQGTTTSNSTTVKVKAVIRASEANNPVSGTYKDSLVVTTIY; the protein is encoded by the coding sequence TTGGGAGTCATAAATCTTGGTACTATTAATCCACTTTCAAGCTCTCAACCAATGATCAATTCTCAAAATATGAGTATTCGATGTCAAACTCTAGCATTTTGGGGCCCTATTCTTTTCGGGCCCTATACCTATTATGCCGATATGTGTGTAGGGCTTAAATCTGCTTCCATTAGTCAAACGTCACGAAAGCTTTATCTGCAAAGAGCTAATGGTACATTGGACCCAACACAATCTATTGATTTATTGGTGTATGATCGATCAACTCCGACAAGTCCAACAATATTGGGCACTGGATTGCTTGGTGGAGGAGATCCGTACCGAACCCGATTAAAAAAAAGTGGCGTTACCAGCAATAGTTTGTTAAATCCTATTGATCTTGAGGAAAATTTTAACATTGGCATGCAACTTAGCACGTCCCAGCAAGCTCAGCTGCCTGTGGGAACATATTCAAATACTTTTGTCTTTGTCAGCTGGTCTGGCCCCGCATCTAGTCTTATTTCTGCAATAGAACCAATCATCCCGAGCATCATTAATAGCTGTACTGATTTTCTTGGTAATAATTTTACGGAACAATCTTTTACGGTTACTGCTAAGGTTTTAGCAGGATGTAGCGTATCCGTCACCAATATTAACTTTGGTGACTATGTGGGCATTGTTAGTGATTTAGATAAGGATGGCGCAGTAAATCTTAAGTGTAATGTGAATGCTCCCTATGAAATACAAATTAATGGCGGTAAATCTGGCAATATTAACGCACGAAAAATGTATTTTGTGAGCAAGGATGGTATAGAAGATCGCAATAAAGCAATACCCTACCACATTTACCTGCCCAATACCCAAACTGAGTGGGGAACCACCAAGGGCAGTAACTCCCATCAAGGAACGACAACTTCCAACTCGACAACAGTCAAAGTGAAAGCGGTTATACGTGCCTCTGAAGCAAATAATCCAGTATCCGGCACTTACAAGGATAGCCTTGTGGTGACAACAATTTATTAA
- a CDS encoding primosomal protein N' — protein sequence MTNDLFQPQKIVSVLIPVPTERPYSYAVPEGMNVEVGSIVQVPLGPRQVAGLVTDDATDNVPIKKLKAIHQVFDCPPIKAELLQFIKFVANYTLSPPGMVARMALRVPTAFEPEPMITGFRWNGNEVERQTPARLRVIDHIQDGLPWTKSGLAHAAGVSTSVIDGLIAQNLFDEVKLPPPAVVADPDPAYSPPKLEKDQQHAADALEIAVFDNAFSTTLLDGVTGSGKTEVYFEAVARAIELGRQVLILLPEIALTQQFLDRFHARFGAPPAEWHSDMSPRQRERVWRQVAEGRVKVVAGARSALFLPFKQLGLIIVDEEHDAAFKQEDRVFYNARDMAVARGAIAKIPVILSSATPSVESQVNALQGRYKQIKLTSRFAAAAMPDLHAIDLRKNAPASGHFLSPRLIESIHKTIEKGEQSLLFLNRRGYAPLTLCRVCGHRFSCPNCSSWLVEHRFRGELLCHHCGYHVPTPESCPECGTFDHLVACGPGVERIAEETEAEFPDARILVLSTDLIGGVKRLRLELEAVTKGEVDIVIGTQLVAKGHHFPNMTLVGVVDADIGLANGDPRAAERTFQLLSQVTGRAGRSGAAAEGLIQTYQPSHPVMQAIISGNALAFYEREIAARERDHLPPFGRLAAIIISAESRQESENYARLLRQAAPKTNEISVLGPAEAPLAIIRGRHRFRLLIHGSKRADIQSFVKAIIATAPPPRGSVKIQIDIDPQSFL from the coding sequence ATGACAAACGATCTGTTTCAACCCCAAAAAATTGTATCTGTGCTCATTCCTGTACCGACTGAGCGCCCATATAGCTATGCCGTGCCAGAGGGCATGAATGTCGAGGTTGGCTCTATTGTGCAAGTGCCGCTTGGCCCAAGGCAGGTGGCAGGTCTTGTTACTGATGATGCAACAGATAATGTGCCGATAAAAAAGTTAAAGGCAATACATCAAGTTTTTGATTGCCCACCAATAAAAGCAGAACTTTTACAATTTATCAAATTTGTTGCAAATTATACGCTGTCGCCACCTGGTATGGTGGCACGCATGGCTTTGCGTGTTCCAACCGCCTTTGAGCCAGAACCGATGATTACAGGTTTTCGTTGGAATGGGAATGAAGTTGAACGGCAAACCCCAGCGCGATTAAGAGTGATAGACCATATTCAAGATGGCTTGCCTTGGACCAAATCCGGCCTTGCTCATGCTGCGGGTGTTTCCACTAGCGTTATTGACGGGCTTATTGCGCAAAACCTCTTTGATGAAGTAAAGCTGCCACCGCCTGCCGTTGTTGCCGATCCTGATCCTGCTTATTCACCACCCAAGCTTGAAAAAGACCAGCAACATGCTGCCGATGCCTTGGAAATTGCAGTTTTTGATAATGCCTTTAGCACAACCTTGCTCGATGGTGTTACTGGGTCTGGCAAAACCGAGGTTTATTTTGAGGCGGTTGCGCGTGCGATTGAGCTTGGCCGGCAAGTTTTAATTCTTTTGCCTGAAATTGCCCTTACCCAGCAATTTCTTGACCGTTTCCATGCGCGTTTTGGTGCGCCACCTGCTGAATGGCATTCAGATATGTCGCCGCGCCAACGCGAACGGGTTTGGCGGCAAGTGGCGGAGGGAAGAGTTAAGGTGGTTGCCGGCGCGCGTTCTGCTTTGTTTTTGCCGTTTAAGCAACTTGGGCTCATTATTGTTGATGAAGAACATGATGCGGCTTTTAAGCAAGAAGACCGCGTTTTTTATAATGCGCGTGATATGGCTGTTGCGCGTGGTGCTATTGCCAAAATTCCAGTCATATTATCATCGGCAACACCATCGGTTGAAAGTCAGGTTAATGCTTTGCAAGGGCGCTACAAGCAAATTAAGCTTACCAGTCGCTTTGCTGCTGCAGCAATGCCTGACCTCCATGCAATTGATTTAAGAAAAAACGCACCAGCAAGTGGCCACTTTTTGTCACCCCGTCTCATTGAATCTATTCATAAGACCATTGAAAAGGGTGAGCAAAGCCTATTATTTCTTAATCGGCGTGGCTATGCTCCGCTAACCCTTTGCCGTGTTTGTGGACACCGTTTTTCCTGCCCCAATTGCTCAAGCTGGCTCGTAGAACACCGCTTTCGTGGTGAATTATTATGCCACCACTGCGGTTATCATGTACCAACGCCAGAAAGTTGCCCCGAATGTGGTACATTTGATCATTTGGTTGCCTGTGGCCCCGGGGTTGAACGGATTGCCGAGGAAACCGAGGCAGAATTTCCCGATGCGCGTATTTTGGTGCTTTCGACCGACCTTATTGGCGGTGTAAAACGATTACGGTTAGAACTTGAAGCAGTGACCAAGGGTGAGGTGGATATTGTCATTGGCACGCAGCTTGTCGCTAAAGGCCATCACTTCCCCAATATGACCCTTGTTGGCGTGGTGGATGCTGATATTGGCCTTGCCAATGGCGATCCACGCGCGGCTGAGCGAACTTTTCAACTTTTATCGCAGGTGACGGGACGCGCTGGGCGTTCAGGTGCGGCGGCAGAAGGACTTATTCAAACCTATCAACCCAGCCATCCGGTGATGCAGGCAATTATATCGGGTAATGCATTAGCTTTTTATGAACGCGAAATTGCAGCACGTGAGCGCGATCACTTGCCACCCTTTGGACGCTTGGCGGCCATTATTATTTCAGCTGAAAGCCGACAAGAATCTGAAAATTATGCAAGGCTTTTGCGCCAAGCCGCACCGAAAACCAATGAAATCAGTGTTCTTGGACCAGCTGAAGCTCCCCTTGCTATTATTCGTGGTCGTCACCGCTTCCGCTTGCTTATCCATGGTTCAAAACGCGCTGATATTCAAAGCTTCGTTAAAGCCATCATTGCAACCGCACCACCACCACGTGGCTCAGTAAAAATCCAAATTGATATTGATCCACAAAGCTTTTTGTAA
- a CDS encoding NCS2 family permease, which translates to MLEKLFGLSRNGTTVKTEILAGLTTFLTMSYILAVNPNILADTGMDRGAVFVATCIAAIIGSLIMGFIANWPIGMAPGMGLNAFFAFVVTQLGFTWQQALGAVFISGVIFIVLSASGIRRWLIDGVPQSLRSAIAAGIGLFLIIVALKTSGVLLPNKSTDPKNDLLILLGDLKSVSVLLTGLGFFLIIILDHFRFRGAVLTSILVITIISMLMGISQFNGVVSLPSSLAPTFLQLDLMGVFQKGFFYILLVFVLVEVFDATGTLIGVGTRAGLIVPNKPNNLDKALFADSTAIVAGSLLGTSSTTAYVESAAGAAVGGRTGLTAITVACFFAVALFFSPLATSIPAHATAPALLFVGCLMVREFAKVNWNDLIEAVPAILTAIMMPLTYSIANGLAFGFISYVVLKTSTGKWRDVHPATWVIGALFILRFVIE; encoded by the coding sequence ATGTTAGAAAAGCTCTTTGGCTTATCGCGCAATGGCACGACAGTAAAAACCGAAATCTTGGCAGGGTTAACCACTTTTTTGACCATGTCCTATATTTTAGCAGTTAATCCCAATATTTTGGCCGATACAGGCATGGACCGCGGAGCAGTTTTTGTTGCCACCTGTATTGCAGCCATTATCGGTTCCCTTATCATGGGTTTTATTGCCAATTGGCCAATTGGTATGGCACCGGGCATGGGGCTTAATGCTTTTTTTGCCTTTGTTGTTACACAACTTGGCTTTACATGGCAGCAAGCCTTAGGTGCTGTATTTATTTCGGGTGTTATCTTTATCGTTTTAAGCGCTTCAGGCATTCGTCGCTGGTTGATTGATGGCGTTCCCCAGTCCCTCCGCAGCGCTATTGCAGCAGGCATTGGTCTTTTTCTTATTATCGTTGCTCTCAAAACTTCAGGTGTACTCTTACCTAATAAAAGCACAGACCCCAAAAACGATTTATTAATTCTACTGGGCGATTTAAAAAGCGTAAGTGTTTTACTAACTGGCCTTGGATTTTTTCTCATCATAATTCTTGATCATTTTCGCTTTCGCGGTGCTGTTTTAACCAGCATTTTGGTTATCACAATCATTTCCATGCTTATGGGTATTAGCCAGTTTAATGGTGTTGTTTCCTTGCCAAGTTCACTTGCTCCAACATTCTTGCAGCTTGATCTTATGGGCGTTTTCCAAAAAGGCTTTTTCTACATTCTTTTGGTATTTGTTTTAGTAGAAGTATTTGATGCAACCGGTACGCTTATCGGCGTTGGAACACGCGCTGGCCTCATTGTTCCTAACAAGCCAAACAATCTCGACAAAGCATTATTTGCCGATAGTACAGCCATTGTTGCAGGGTCGCTTCTTGGTACAAGTAGCACCACCGCTTATGTTGAAAGCGCTGCCGGTGCAGCAGTTGGTGGTCGTACAGGCCTAACTGCTATAACTGTTGCGTGTTTCTTTGCTGTTGCGCTTTTCTTTTCTCCGCTAGCGACATCTATTCCAGCTCATGCAACAGCTCCAGCACTGTTATTTGTTGGCTGCTTAATGGTACGCGAATTTGCCAAGGTAAATTGGAATGATTTGATTGAAGCCGTTCCCGCCATTTTAACTGCTATTATGATGCCACTTACCTATTCTATCGCTAATGGTTTAGCTTTTGGCTTTATCAGCTATGTCGTGTTAAAAACATCTACTGGTAAATGGCGTGATGTGCATCCTGCAACTTGGGTAATTGGCGCATTGTTTATTTTACGTTTTGTTATTGAATGA
- a CDS encoding purine-cytosine permease family protein translates to MAKNTIVERRTIDVVPESERHGKVSNQFTLWMAANLQITAIVDGALAVAFGAEALTAIIALFIGNILGGIVMALHSAQGPHLGLPQMISSRAQFGVKGAVLPLVLVVLMYLGFAASGTILSGQAINLILGVQNPAIGILIFGILTAFIAIIGYKLIHIIGRVASVISILGFIYLGWRLFADYNVADAFGKQPFTIASFLLGMALSAGWQMTYAPYVADYSRYLPSNTSGKSTFWMTFLGTVISSQISMTFGVLLAALVGNEFRSNQVVFLGILAGPALAAYFAYFIIVAGKMTPACLNAYGGCMTMLTTVSTFKKNQHVSPFLRAGLIIVFVAISVMIALWGSADFLSKFKNFVLLLLAMFVPWSAVNLVDYYLISKEKVDVPALYDANGRYGAYGIPALVSYLIGVIVQIPFFNMAIYEGPLAKLMGGADISWIVSLIVTGVLFYFWGKKTIKVPDTMILPSEK, encoded by the coding sequence ATGGCTAAAAATACAATCGTTGAGCGGCGTACAATTGATGTTGTACCGGAAAGTGAGCGCCATGGCAAAGTTAGCAATCAGTTTACGCTATGGATGGCGGCTAATTTGCAGATTACCGCGATAGTTGATGGCGCGCTGGCTGTCGCCTTTGGCGCTGAGGCATTAACAGCAATTATAGCTTTGTTTATTGGCAATATTTTGGGGGGAATTGTTATGGCTTTGCATTCGGCGCAAGGCCCACATCTTGGCTTGCCACAAATGATATCAAGCCGTGCGCAGTTTGGTGTTAAAGGTGCCGTATTGCCGCTTGTTTTGGTTGTATTAATGTATCTAGGGTTTGCTGCTAGTGGTACAATTCTTTCAGGTCAGGCAATTAATCTAATCCTTGGTGTGCAAAATCCAGCCATTGGTATTTTGATTTTTGGGATTTTAACAGCTTTCATCGCAATTATTGGCTATAAGCTTATTCATATTATTGGACGGGTGGCATCAGTTATAAGCATTTTGGGGTTCATTTACCTTGGCTGGCGATTATTTGCCGATTACAATGTGGCAGATGCTTTTGGTAAACAACCTTTTACTATTGCTAGCTTTCTACTAGGTATGGCTTTATCTGCTGGTTGGCAAATGACTTACGCGCCTTATGTCGCTGATTATTCGCGATATTTACCATCAAATACCTCTGGGAAAAGCACATTTTGGATGACTTTTTTAGGAACGGTTATAAGTTCGCAAATTTCAATGACTTTTGGTGTTTTGCTCGCGGCACTTGTAGGAAATGAATTTAGATCAAATCAGGTTGTTTTTCTTGGTATTTTGGCAGGACCTGCTTTGGCAGCATATTTTGCTTATTTTATCATTGTAGCAGGAAAAATGACGCCTGCTTGTTTAAATGCTTATGGCGGTTGTATGACGATGCTAACCACAGTAAGTACATTTAAAAAAAATCAGCACGTATCGCCATTTTTACGGGCAGGTTTGATTATTGTTTTTGTTGCTATTTCCGTGATGATTGCACTGTGGGGCAGCGCTGATTTTTTGAGCAAATTTAAAAACTTTGTTTTGCTACTATTAGCAATGTTTGTGCCGTGGAGTGCGGTGAATTTAGTTGACTATTATTTAATTTCTAAAGAAAAAGTTGATGTGCCTGCACTTTATGATGCAAATGGTCGTTATGGCGCTTATGGGATTCCTGCGCTTGTTAGCTATCTTATTGGTGTCATTGTTCAAATACCGTTCTTTAATATGGCTATTTATGAAGGACCATTAGCAAAATTAATGGGCGGAGCTGATATTTCTTGGATTGTTAGCCTTATCGTTACTGGTGTGCTTTTTTATTTTTGGGGCAAAAAAACAATTAAAGTGCCCGATACTATGATTTTACCCAGTGAAAAATAA
- a CDS encoding alkaline phosphatase — MRSLLVTLIASTFMMSAASAANVYPIDRATVLANSPFDFKVEFDNKIKAGDISISINGKDYDSALGQKGEFVEVEKGKDDKELGSALILRNVKISEPGEYEVVVKAGNEEKTVNWHVYGASATPKAKNVIFLLGDGMSVAHRTGARIMSKGMTEGKANGRLNMDDLDRMAFIGTSAVNSIATDSANTMSAYMTGHKSSVNAIGVYADRTADSLDDPRIENIAEALRRTTKKSLGIVTTAEVEDATPAAVVSHTRNRYDKPEIVGMLLDVKPDVLLGGGSAYFLPKTTNGSKRKDDINYIQKFEDAGYKLVTSEKELLAANDSDGPLLGLFHTGNLDTVLDRKQLKKGTVEKFPEQPGLVDMTKVALERLSKNENGFFLMVEGASIDKMSHPMDWDRALYETIEFDQAIGVAMEFAKTHPDTLIVVTGDHTHGISVVGTVNDEIAGDEMREKVGVYQHAGFPNYVDSNGDGFPDRVDVSHRLAVFSSNFPDYYETFRPKLDGPFVPAVKNEKGEYVANEAYKDVPGAVFRAGNLPRSNDTAIHAVDDVVLQATGPQSENFRGYMEQSDVYKVLADALGFGGKSK, encoded by the coding sequence ATGCGTTCTTTATTAGTTACCCTTATTGCGTCTACATTTATGATGTCGGCAGCTTCAGCTGCGAACGTCTATCCTATTGACCGTGCAACAGTTCTTGCCAACTCGCCTTTTGATTTCAAGGTTGAGTTTGACAATAAAATCAAAGCTGGCGACATTTCTATTTCAATCAATGGCAAGGATTATGATTCTGCCCTTGGTCAAAAAGGCGAATTTGTCGAAGTTGAAAAAGGCAAAGACGACAAGGAACTTGGTTCCGCCCTTATTCTTCGCAATGTAAAAATTAGCGAACCAGGCGAATATGAGGTTGTTGTAAAAGCTGGCAATGAAGAAAAAACCGTTAATTGGCATGTTTATGGTGCATCTGCAACGCCAAAAGCCAAAAACGTCATCTTCTTGCTTGGTGATGGCATGTCCGTTGCTCATCGCACTGGTGCGCGTATCATGTCAAAAGGCATGACCGAGGGCAAAGCCAATGGCCGCCTTAATATGGATGATCTTGACCGTATGGCCTTTATTGGCACATCAGCGGTTAATTCGATTGCAACCGACAGTGCCAATACTATGTCTGCTTATATGACTGGGCACAAATCATCGGTTAATGCAATTGGCGTTTATGCTGACCGCACTGCTGATAGCCTTGATGATCCTCGCATTGAAAACATCGCCGAGGCCTTACGCCGCACCACCAAGAAGTCGCTTGGTATTGTAACAACAGCCGAAGTAGAGGATGCAACACCTGCTGCTGTGGTCAGTCATACACGCAACCGTTATGACAAGCCTGAAATTGTTGGCATGTTGCTTGATGTTAAACCTGACGTCCTGCTAGGTGGTGGTTCTGCTTACTTCTTGCCAAAAACCACCAATGGCTCAAAACGTAAAGACGACATCAATTATATCCAAAAATTTGAAGATGCTGGCTATAAATTGGTAACATCTGAAAAAGAATTGCTTGCCGCGAATGACAGCGATGGCCCATTGCTTGGTCTTTTCCATACCGGCAACCTTGATACGGTTCTTGACCGTAAACAACTAAAAAAAGGTACCGTTGAAAAATTCCCAGAACAACCTGGCCTTGTAGATATGACTAAGGTTGCCCTTGAGCGCTTATCAAAAAATGAAAATGGCTTTTTCTTAATGGTTGAAGGCGCGTCAATTGATAAAATGTCTCATCCTATGGATTGGGATCGCGCTCTTTATGAAACAATCGAATTTGACCAAGCCATTGGCGTTGCCATGGAATTTGCTAAAACTCATCCAGATACCTTAATTGTGGTGACTGGCGATCATACCCATGGTATTTCTGTTGTTGGCACAGTAAATGATGAAATCGCTGGCGATGAAATGCGCGAAAAAGTTGGTGTTTATCAGCATGCTGGTTTCCCTAATTATGTTGATAGCAATGGCGATGGTTTCCCAGACCGCGTTGATGTTAGCCACCGCCTTGCGGTCTTTTCTAGCAACTTCCCTGATTACTATGAAACATTCCGCCCCAAGCTTGATGGCCCATTTGTACCCGCTGTCAAAAATGAAAAAGGCGAATATGTAGCCAATGAAGCCTATAAGGATGTTCCTGGTGCAGTCTTTAGAGCCGGTAATTTGCCACGCTCTAACGACACAGCAATCCATGCGGTTGATGATGTAGTATTGCAAGCAACAGGTCCACAATCAGAAAACTTCCGTGGCTACATGGAGCAAAGTGATGTCTATAAAGTTCTTGCTGATGCATTGGGCTTTGGTGGCAAAAGCAAATAA
- a CDS encoding ABC transporter ATP-binding protein, whose product MLSLDIIDLEIQFSGLEAPALDIANFTLESGQHLAVTGPSGCGKTTFINVLAGFTKPDKGAVKWGNSDIYTLSQGKRDKWRGKTIGLIMQDFHLFQGLSAVDNVLLPLALSGLVRADDKKRAMELLERTNLKKPERDIKMMSRGEMQRVAVARALLRKPDILLADEPTASLDGDNGKIIGDLIQQLGREENTSLIIVTHDIELAKRMDRRLELNSGRIVKDERL is encoded by the coding sequence ATGTTATCCCTTGATATAATAGATTTAGAAATTCAATTTTCTGGTCTTGAAGCGCCAGCCCTTGATATTGCCAATTTTACGCTTGAAAGCGGCCAGCATCTAGCCGTAACAGGACCATCTGGCTGCGGCAAAACAACCTTTATTAATGTGCTTGCCGGTTTTACTAAGCCAGATAAAGGTGCGGTTAAATGGGGAAATAGTGATATTTACACGCTATCTCAAGGTAAGCGCGATAAATGGCGCGGCAAAACTATTGGCCTTATCATGCAGGATTTTCATCTTTTTCAAGGTCTAAGTGCGGTTGATAATGTTTTACTGCCTTTGGCGCTTTCTGGCCTTGTGCGCGCGGATGATAAAAAACGTGCTATGGAACTTTTAGAGCGTACCAATTTAAAAAAACCAGAACGCGATATTAAAATGATGTCACGCGGCGAAATGCAGCGGGTTGCCGTTGCACGCGCCCTGCTTCGTAAGCCCGACATTCTGCTCGCTGATGAGCCAACCGCCAGTCTTGACGGCGATAATGGTAAAATCATCGGCGATTTAATCCAGCAATTAGGGCGCGAAGAAAATACCAGTTTGATTATCGTCACCCACGATATTGAGCTTGCAAAACGAATGGATCGGCGACTTGAATTAAATAGCGGCCGCATTGTAAAAGATGAAAGGCTGTAA